The DNA window CGACAATTCAAAGGACGTTGGAAATATGGGGCtttgtttttaagtttatattcAGAGCTTGGCTCAATAACCAGAAGTTCACTTATCGAGGTCAGTGATTTGTCAAAACAACAAAAGTGATACTTCTATAGTATGAATATATACAACAAAGCCGGGGTCCTGATTTCTATCTTTGTATATGTGCtaggggaaaaaattaaagagtTGAGGCAAGTTCAGAATGTTTTTGGttccttgcaaaaaaaaaagaagaatattttcttttacttgtggAAAAGAACAGACAAGCCAATGATTCTCATGGTGCAGTGTAATCAGATTTACTTTAGCTACTATGATCACAGGAAAAGACATTTTGAGAAACTCATAGATATATTGCACTTCAATAAAATTCATCAAACCATAAATTAGTGTATGTTGCATATGCATGGACTATTTACTTCTCAACCAATGATGTTTATTTAAGTCCTGAAATCTTCTATATGTTCAGTGTAAAATCACGTGCATAATACATAACTTGATCACATAGAATTATCACCTACATGTTTGTGACAACATTGTGTACTCTcccgtcaaacatttagaataatatttttcaggAGGGATGACGGAAGAGAAAAGGGTACTGAGGAGGAAAGTTCTCGCCAAGTGGCTTAAGGAGAGTATTTTGAGATTAGGTCCCACATTTATCAAAATTGGGCAGCAGTTCTCCACCAGAGTGGACATTCTTCCACAGGAATATGTGGATCAGTTATCTGAATTACAGGTCTGTATGTTGAACCTTATAGATGTGCTTCAACACGTTCTCGATTTAGACCAGCCAGATCCTATAACAGCTGTGGTAGCAATTGGTTAGCTGCAAATCTGCTGCTATATTAATTCTGCTCTTTCCTATTAGGATTTACCATATTGAAAGCTCAGTTATATTTGGGTACCGTAGCTTTAGGAACAAATTGCAGCTCTGTTGTGTAATATAGTTCAAAATTTGCTCGTGCTCGACATTTTTCTAGACTCTTGCAAATTGACACTAAACAGATCTGTTTATATTCATTTTCTGCTGGAATACTGGAACCTTTCTTTCATCTGCAGGACCAAGTTCCTCCATTTCCTTCAGAGACAGCGGTGTCAATTATTGAGGAAGAGCTAGGGGCATCTGTGAATAAGATTTTTGATCGATTTGACTTTGAACCAATAGCTGCTGCTAGCCTCGGTAACAAGCTGACATGATATAATTACTACTTAACTAAAACTAAACCATTTTGGTAAGCGACTTGATATTGCAATATATCCATTTTTGGCAGGCCAGGTTCATCGGGCATGCTTGAATGGGAAAGAAGTTGTCATCAAAGTACAAAGGCCTGGTCTGAAGGACCTTTTTGATATTGATCTGAAGAACTTAAGAGtaagtaatttaatttttcttctgTATTTTTCTAACATTGTAACACTGTTGTTATTTATTACATGCACAGCTTGGAATAGCATTACtgttaattcaaatatgattattttgataCCATCTGTTGATGAGTCAACTGGTCTATTCTAGGTAATAGCAGAATACCTTCAGAAAGTGGACCCAAAGTCAGATGGTGCCAAGAGGGACTGGGTTGCCATCTATGACGAGTGTGCATCTGTTTTGTATCAGGTATTAACCATATGATTTTTGTAGCATATTATGAAttaatcaaaaacaaaaaagtgtATTCCTAATTTGCTGCCATTGACAATAAATTAATGTGAGGCTCAGCCATGAATTCAGAATATGCATTTCTTGAATTGGCATTGTTCTGTACGACAATGCATTTCATCATGCTCTCTCTGACCCTGAGCTCTTCACGTTGACATGTATGTCAGATTATGTTAGATAAATTCTTATAGGTCAGCTATTTGACCTTTGGGTATTTCTGTGTACAGAAGTTATGCCCTAACCGGCTCATGGAATTGTGGTTTTCAGGAAATAGACTATACAAAGGAAGCatttaatgctgaaaaattttctgaaaacttcaaaaatatgGATTATGTTAAGGTTCCAGAGATTTTGTGGGAGTACACTACACCTCAGGTTCCTACTCTTCAGAAAACTTGTAAAAAAGAACCTTGAGTAACATAGAATAGAGTACAACACTATGTTTCTGTCCTCTATGCAGGTTTTAACAATGGAATACGTCCCAGGAATCAAAATAAATAGGATAAAGCAACTAGATAAATTAGGAGTTGATCGGAAAAGGTATGTGCTATATACTGGTGAGCCATAGCTTCAATTTGCTTTACCAATTGTCATTGGTTGTTTATTATCCCTCGAACCCCTCTCAGGTTGGGTCGGTATGCTGTTGAGTCCTACCTGGAGCAGATCCTATCTCATGGATTTTTCCATGCTGATCCGGTTAGTTTTATTGTACATATTCCAAAAGCaatgttatatttgtttatcCTGTTATggttacttataatttttacaacGTTCTGTTCTTGCACTATACCGTGCAAATGAATCATGAAGATGATTCTACACTAAGAGAAAGTTATATCATTGTAGTTTTGAGATCTGCGCTGCTATTGAATCTTTTGCAAGGTGTTATGTAACCTCAGTTGTACTTGCTGCAGCTACATGCGTATCAATGATAGGCTTAAAGATCAATACGCTATTGCCTCCAGTGTTACTAATTTCATGACACAACCATTCTTGtcattttcctcctttttactaaattaattGTTGTCTCAAAAAAATCTCAGTTAAATGCAGCTGTGATGCTCCTTAAGGCACcatctttaaaaaagaatAGCAACTTCTAGAAATCTAATAGTGATTTGTTTACAGCATCCAGGAAATATTGCTGTTGATGATGTCAACGGTGGGAGGCTTATCTTCTATGACTTTGGAATGATGGGAAGGTTGCATCTCATATCTTTGTTTCCATAAGCTTTCATTCAGTTAAATTTTGTTCAATAGTATATTTTCCTTGAAGTAGTTACAGAGTTGCAGAAAGTTTAATCTGACCTTCATTCGTCTTACTTTCAGTATTAGTTCAAATATCCGGGAAGGGTTGCTTGAAGCTTTCTATGGAGTTTATGAAAAAGATCCTGATAGAGTATGTTTCTCTGGGCATAACCTTCAAACAATAACTTCAATACTGTAAGTTCTGCAAAACATCCAATAACATTTCCTGCAGGTGCTTCAATCAATGATACAAATGGGTGTCCTTGTTCCTACTGGGGATATGACGGCCGTCAGAAGAACAGCTCAATTTTTCCTTGATAGGTAGTAACTTCTGTCTGAGAGGATATTTTTTCGAAATTGCTTATACATCAAGTTTTGCAGGTAGTAACACCTGGTTTCATTTTGTTGTGTATATCTACTTTATAGCTTCGAAGAGCGTCTGGCAGCacaaaggaaagaaagagagatggCGACTGAACAACTTGGATTTAAGAAGCAGTTGACTAAGGAGGAGAAGTTTGAAAAGAAGAAGCAAAGGCTTGCTGCTATCGGTAATGCATCAATATATTCTACTGCCTATTAGAGGACAGGATACAAGTAAACATGTCAAGGTGTATGTATTTTGGCCggttttccttttgtttactcgaattaaaattttgcagGAGAGGATCTTTTGGCAATAGCTGCTGATCAACCATTTCGATTTCCTGCCACCTTCACTTTTGTGGTCAGAGCATTCTCAGGTCTGATATGCAATGATTCGTGTCCAAGAAATGTGGTTGTGATGTAATGCTATGGTTCCTCATTCTTCACTCTATGTGCAGTACTAGATGGTATCGGGAAGGGCCTTGATCCTAGATTTGATATCACAGAGATTGCTAAACCGTGAGTGCTTTTCTCCTTCACTAGAATTTTACTTTCTTAATTAACTTTAAGTTTCAAGTCGTGATTTTGGGTTATGACTTGATACATAATGAATTGCTAGATATGCCATGgagttgctaaaatttaatgaagCTGGAGTTGAAGTAATTGTCAAGGCAAGTTTGAACTTTGGTCCATAATTTAATCCCCTTATTTGATGGCACGTCTTGTAATATGACTATGCATGTTAAGAAGCGatcttgattttattttacctCAGGATGCGAAGAAGAGATGGGAAAGGCAGTCCCGTGcattctataatttatttcgCCAGCCTGACCGAGTTGAAAAGCTTGCGCAAATCATTGAGCGTTTGGTAAAAGCACCTCTTTTCTCCATTATTTTCTGCAGTTTGATGCTTTTGTTTGTAGAATTGTCTTAGACAATTAGCTGTTTTTCTGCGTTTATAGGAGCAAGGTGATCTCAAGCTTCGTGTCAGAACATTGGAGTCAGAAAGAGCATTCAAAAGAGTTGCAGCTGTACAGAAAACAATTGGATATGTGAGTTCAGAATTATATTAACGATTCGTTTGCTCTTTGTATGTCGTTATGCTGCTTCGGGTAAACAGCAAGGTTTTTCTAGGACCGAGTTAGTCGGAATTGATGtagataataaattttgaGCTAAAACCTTTTTAGAGATTAGAAGCATTATTAATGCAGGGTGCTTCTGTTTAAAGAGGAACTgcctataaattataataagccAGTCATAAATTTTGGATccttctgtttttttccttttgaaagtTTGACATGAGCTCTGCCTATTCTATTAAGATGAATTCTTGTTTCtggaataaaattattttggcgTTTTGAGTAAGGTATATGCGTTTGTATAATATCTTTTTGAGTAATGCACATGCGTTTGTATGATATCTTCTTGAGTAATGCATATGTGTTTATGGTTTGTCCTGAAATAGTGAAATCTGCTTGTGTATCACGCAGGGAGTTGCTGCAGGTAGTTTGGTAAACCTCGCTACCGTTCTCTACCTCAATTCAATCCGGGTAAGTTACAAGTTTCCAAAGAAGCCGGATTCACCCTTCATCGCATATTACTCTTGCACAGCCATTTCACTGCACCTTTCAATCATCCACTGCAGTTTCCAGCGACCATAGCATACTCTCTCTGCGCGTTCTTCGGCCTGCAAGTCCTGGTCGGCCTTATCAAGGTCAAGAAGTTGGATCAACAGGAGAGATTGATAACCGGCACTGCTTGAGTTTAGACAAAACTGGTGAGAGCTGACCCGTGATTTTTTGGTGTCATCCACAgcggctatatatatatatatatatattccccGTTTTCTTTGTGTCCAAATTTTAGCCCCTCCCTCACGTTGTAGCATAGCCATCCGTGTACAATAattgtatgtatatgtagaTGCGGTTAATAGATGCAAATGTACATACATATAGTGTACAATAGACATTCACTGAGGTGTCAAGCTGCTTTTGTGGCTGTAATTCAATCTTCAATCTCTCCTCAGGTGTAGGTAGTTCCTTTCTTTCACGCATCAAATTTGCGGCCCAGCCCGAACGGAGGCACGTCCGTACCGGCCCAAACTTTATGATTTATACTCCTGAACGGATGcttaaaatagtaaaaatgcTGGCTAAGCTAACTGCTGCGCTGTGCTTAGTTTGTGATGTGATGtcctgaaaaaagaaaaggagtcCAGCGGCAAGAATAGTTAATTAGAGGAGCTGGATTCTAGTCGACGGGGAGGAATCTTCAGCTCTATACTAAACTAAATTTGACCCAGTGTTCACTATCATTGGCTACTTCCAACATTAATCAATTCATGCCGGTGCATGCACCTGGGATCTTGGACATTTTTATTGCAGCAAAACTAGGGCAGGTGACGTAATAGGGATTGTTTGGCTCGACCATGTTTCATGGTTACTTGTATCATGCCCTTTGTCGAGCAAAAGCAAGAGCGAGTCCATAGCTGTTGAAATTGAAAAGCAGAGTTGGATCTACAGTGTCAGTTTTAGCGGCCAAATAACACGTACCTTCTATTATTTGAGtccagataaaaaaaaacaatcttagCAGCACTATCTATCTTCCTGTAGGGTGGCATTTTAAGTATTCTTGTGGTTAATCAAGAtgtgattttataatttatcgtCATTTCTCACGTAAGCTCCGTAATAATTTGAAGCAAAAgctataataaattttgattatctGAAGAAGAACTATCTCCAGCTAAGTCATTAGTCTGTTATAGTTGCATCCCTTCACCTGAGCTCATCAATTAGTTGAACTAATTCGTGGATTAACCTTCCCTGGTAGGGcaacaaaaaaggaaaaaaagaaaaagaaaaacaacgcatgttttgttttgtctgGGACGAGATTGATTCAATAAACCAGCTACTCCtctgttgtttttctttccggcGAGAAGTTCAACCTATGCCAAACAGAAATCAAATCTCTCGTTTTCAAGATAATAAAACAATCATTCAAAAACACACACGCTACGTACCAAAATTATACAGAGCTTTCGATCGAACCAACTCTccatagaagaaaaaaaaaaactaactgaGCAAAACTACTCCTTCCGAAACGGAAGAGTTATTTTGCCCACAGAAtcgaaaaacaaacaattccTCACCCTATCAGAGTGTGATGGCCTGCAGGGGAGAAAATTGTCACCGCCAACTcagcaaaaaaattttttgcCCTAAATAAGCTAATAAAGGGACACACCATTATCCTAAATTAATCTCCATGATTGGATGTCGCTGTAACACCCTTCCTGTTGCACGATTTAATCGACTAGGAAATCTGGCGTGTTGCCTCGCAAGCACTGTGATAAGCCAATCTGTCccaaaaaagaatcaaaaactaaatcaaaacaaaacaaaaccagACCAAATCCAAGCAAAAGCTCGTCTCTCTTATGCAGCGCACCGTTTCCTACCCTTTTGCTTATCACCAAAAGCCAAAAACCTGGCGCTCGCCGCGCctttccgccgtcgccaacGTACACACATTAGAACCACACATATACTGGCTTAATAATtcatttaatcaaacttaCGTGATGAGAGATTACATATATACTTAAATTCTTcatccgaaaaaaaaaaggagagagacgATTATCTACTAATTAATCGCCAACTAAATAGCTCCGTCATTACGTGTGTTCGTAGTGGTGCTCGTCTCCCGTTTTCCTCGAGCATGCGATGACCTGTTAATTACGTGGATTGCAACTTGTTTAGTTGTCCTAGCAGCACAAATTAACcgatgattgattaattaattggttaattaattaatcatatgtacCAAACCCTACGTCACTGATCCATCACTCTCTGCCATtggatttgtttaattaattctctCGCCACCGAAACCGCCGATTCCGATGGTTTCCCGCTGGGTAACATGCCCCATGTATGATtaggcagctagctagctaattaagctaattaatCGATCTAGGTGTGCGTGTAATCGCACATCTCGTTGCATGAAACACCACCACCAATACAAACATCTTGGGCCCTAGTATTATACTGTGGCAGCTGCATGCTAATTGCCATGCCTACAAGTTAATTAAGCTGTCATGTGTCAGCTAAATAAATCATCCTTAATCACTctctgacatgtgggccatcCATGCATGCCTGATGTGTGTAAGATCTGTTACACCTAACATGTCCACTGTGTCAGTGATGTTAACTCAGGGCACATAGATTCATGACAACTCTGTGTGATTCATGTGTACACGGAGCATTTTTGGATGCTTAAATTGTTAGAGAAATCTGCAAGCGTTGATAGTTGAGCAGGAGCTTATATATTCAGGGAAAACTTTGTGCCGGGCCAATGGCTGCTGCTTGCGTCACAGACTCGCAAGTAGGGTGattatcttaattaatttgctccCGGGTTTTATTTTAATCGGCATGTGTGTAGAAGCAAACTTGTCCTTTTGAATCTGGAAGAATCCTTCGTCCCAATGGTTCAGTCCAAAAGATCATGATGACAGTGCATCCGTTTCTTAATAAATCGGGGTGGCACTAACTAAATGAGCTGGTATAAAACTAATGTCGCGTTAAACCACAACTTAATTAGCGTCAGCTA is part of the Oryza brachyantha chromosome 2, ObraRS2, whole genome shotgun sequence genome and encodes:
- the LOC102711132 gene encoding protein ACTIVITY OF BC1 COMPLEX KINASE 8, chloroplastic, with the translated sequence MSASAAAGAVSLVATSASLSVPDHLRLRRFRLHPRPPPTAQPTQLLRGDRHRRRSRFVLAVLQEDRAASASPEEEARRYGLNGSASGVGYDDAAVEAYLGSNGNGRGNGAAMKPPAESQTSAVLVSASAAPGDDERRRKERVEEIGREDAWFKQGGGESMPEVSVAPGGRWNRFKTYSTIQRTLEIWGFVFKFIFRAWLNNQKFTYRGGMTEEKRVLRRKVLAKWLKESILRLGPTFIKIGQQFSTRVDILPQEYVDQLSELQDQVPPFPSETAVSIIEEELGASVNKIFDRFDFEPIAAASLGQVHRACLNGKEVVIKVQRPGLKDLFDIDLKNLRVIAEYLQKVDPKSDGAKRDWVAIYDECASVLYQEIDYTKEAFNAEKFSENFKNMDYVKVPEILWEYTTPQVLTMEYVPGIKINRIKQLDKLGVDRKRLGRYAVESYLEQILSHGFFHADPHPGNIAVDDVNGGRLIFYDFGMMGSISSNIREGLLEAFYGVYEKDPDRVLQSMIQMGVLVPTGDMTAVRRTAQFFLDSFEERLAAQRKEREMATEQLGFKKQLTKEEKFEKKKQRLAAIGEDLLAIAADQPFRFPATFTFVVRAFSVLDGIGKGLDPRFDITEIAKPYAMELLKFNEAGVEVIVKDAKKRWERQSRAFYNLFRQPDRVEKLAQIIERLEQGDLKLRVRTLESERAFKRVAAVQKTIGYGVAAGSLVNLATVLYLNSIRFPATIAYSLCAFFGLQVLVGLIKVKKLDQQERLITGTA